The DNA region CAACAAGAACGCGGTGGGAACGACTCCTGGTCTGACCTTGCACGCGGGATCCGACGTGCGAGTCAAAGTGAACATCGTCGGTTCGCAGGACACCACCGGCTTGATGACCTCGCAGGAGCTTGAGGCGATGGCGGCAACTGTGATCTCCCCGACCGTGGATGCCGGTTACCAGTCCGGATGCCACACGGCATCGGTGTGGGACAAGAAGGCGCAGGCGAACATTCCGCGCTTGATGAAGTTCATGCACGACTTTGGTCTGATCACCGCACGTGACCCGCAGGGTGAATACCACGCGATGACCGACGTGATCCACAAAGTCCTCAACGACCTGACCGTCGATGAGTGGGCGATTATCATCGGTGGTGACTCGCACACCCGTATGTCCAAGGGTGTGGCCTTTGGTGCCGACTCCGGGACCGTGGCGCTCGCGCTGGCGACCGGTGAGGCTTCGATGCCAATCCCTGAGTCGGTGAAGGTGACCTTCAAGGGTGACTTGAAGCCGCACGTTGATTTCCGTGATGTGGTGCACTCCACCCAGGCTCAGATGCTGAAGAAGTTCGGTGAGAACGTGTTCCAAGGGCGTGTGATCGAAGTGCACATCGGTACGCTTCCGGCTGACCAGGCATTCACGTTTACCGACTGGACCGCAGAGATGAAAGCCAAGGCATCGATCTGCATCTCGCAGGACGAGACCTTGATCGAGTCGCTGGAGATCGCCAAAGGGCGTATCCAGATCATGATCGACAAGGGAATGGACAACGAGAACAAGGTGCTGCAGGGATTGATCGATCGTGCCAACAAGCGCATCGCCGAGATCCGTTCCGGTGAGAAGCCGGCGCTGACTCCGGATTCCAATGCCAAGTACCACGCTGAGTTCGAGGTGGACCTCGATATCATCGACGAGCCGATGATTGCCGACCCTGACGTGAACAACGAAGATGTGTCCAAGCGTTACACCCACGATGTGATCCGTCCGCTCTCCTACTACGGTGGCGAGAAAGTGGTAGACCTCGGGTTCGTCGGGTCGTGCATGGTCCACAAAGGAGACCTGAAGATTGTCTCGCAGATGCTTCGTAACCTCGAAGCCCAGCAGGGTGAGGTGAAGTTCCAAGCTCCATTGGTGGTGGCTGCTCCAACATATAACATCATCGATGAACTCAAGGAGGAAGGTGACTGGGATATGTTGCAGAAGTACTCCGGCTTCGAGTTCGACGACAATGCGCCTAAGAGCGAAGCGCGTACCGAGTACGAGAACATGATGTACCTCGAGCGTCCGGGCTGTAACCTTTGCATGGGTAACCAGGAGAAGGCAGCCAAGGGCGACACGGTGATGGCGACGTCGACACGTCTTTTCCAAGGCCGCGTGGTGGAAGATTCCGAGCGCAAGAAGGGGGAGTCGCTGTTGTCGTCGACACCAGTGGTCATTCTCTCGGCGATCCTTGGCCGCACGCCGACTCTTGAAGAGTACAAGGATGCGGTTCAGGGGATTGACCTGACCAAGTTCGCTCCACCTGTGGAAGATCTGATCAGCAAGTAATTGGTGGTCGGGCTTTATCTTCAGTTTGGCCGCCGCTTCGGTGACGGGGCGGCGGGCTGACGATGAGCTCTCAATTAGGCGCGACGCTGGAGATATCCGGCGTCGCGCCTTTTTTTGAGCGCCGTGCGGTGGAGGTGTGATGGAAATTTGCCGGATGCTGGGCTAGGGTGAGTTTCAAACGAACGACCTTTCCTGCCTATGTCTCGCATCCGCCCATTGAAAACGAGCAACGACCGTATCTGGATCCCGGAAGATTATTTTGCCCGGGCTGAGATCGGGGAGATCTTTCCGGATGCGGACGGGCGCGTGATTGAATTTGATATGGGCTGCGGGGACGGCGGCTTCCTTGTGCAGATGGCGCAACATCACCCGGAACATCGATTTCTCGGAGTTGAGCGGCTGTTGGGACGAGTGCGCAAGGTGAGCCGCAAGTTGAAGGCGGCTAATGCTCAGAACGCGCGTTTGTTGCGCCTGGAGTCCCAGTACGCGCTCGACTATTTGTTGCCGGAGTCGTCGGTGGATCGGATGCACTTCTTGTTCCCGGACCCATGGCCG from Sulfuriroseicoccus oceanibius includes:
- a CDS encoding bifunctional aconitate hydratase 2/2-methylisocitrate dehydratase; amino-acid sequence: MSIYLDYLQEIEERKKEGLSPKPIDGAELLSAIIEQIKDVDNEYRKGSLVFFIYNTLPGTTPAAGVKAKFLKEIILGESVVEEITPAFAFELLSHMKGGPSVEVLLDLALGDEPTIAKQAVEVLKTQVYLYDADTDRLKAAYEAGNANAKELLESYAQAEFFTKLPEVPEKIEVVTYIAGEGDISTDLLSPGNQAHSRSDRELHGKCMISEKAQKEIQALQEAHPGKSVMLIAEKGTMGVGSSRMSGVNNVALWTGKQASQYVPFVNIFPIVAGTNGISPIFLTTVSVTGGIGIDLKNWTKKLDADGKPVLDESGEPVLEQVYSVATGTELTINTKTKKLYNGEQELTDISSALTPQKMEFIRAGGSYAIVFGKKIQTFAAETLGIEIPTVYAPSKEISHEGQGLTAVEKIFNKNAVGTTPGLTLHAGSDVRVKVNIVGSQDTTGLMTSQELEAMAATVISPTVDAGYQSGCHTASVWDKKAQANIPRLMKFMHDFGLITARDPQGEYHAMTDVIHKVLNDLTVDEWAIIIGGDSHTRMSKGVAFGADSGTVALALATGEASMPIPESVKVTFKGDLKPHVDFRDVVHSTQAQMLKKFGENVFQGRVIEVHIGTLPADQAFTFTDWTAEMKAKASICISQDETLIESLEIAKGRIQIMIDKGMDNENKVLQGLIDRANKRIAEIRSGEKPALTPDSNAKYHAEFEVDLDIIDEPMIADPDVNNEDVSKRYTHDVIRPLSYYGGEKVVDLGFVGSCMVHKGDLKIVSQMLRNLEAQQGEVKFQAPLVVAAPTYNIIDELKEEGDWDMLQKYSGFEFDDNAPKSEARTEYENMMYLERPGCNLCMGNQEKAAKGDTVMATSTRLFQGRVVEDSERKKGESLLSSTPVVILSAILGRTPTLEEYKDAVQGIDLTKFAPPVEDLISK
- the trmB gene encoding tRNA (guanosine(46)-N7)-methyltransferase TrmB, whose amino-acid sequence is MSRIRPLKTSNDRIWIPEDYFARAEIGEIFPDADGRVIEFDMGCGDGGFLVQMAQHHPEHRFLGVERLLGRVRKVSRKLKAANAQNARLLRLESQYALDYLLPESSVDRMHFLFPDPWPKEKHARRRLFSEPFLMAIKRVLKPGGELLFKTDHDDYFELAQEVVKECGDKVGFERLEWPEDAFFYPITDFEQQWLDMGKTIDRMRLRFD